Part of the Bacteroidales bacterium genome is shown below.
TCGATTCTGTAACCGGGGATATTCTGATGACAGGGGATTTTGACAGTGATCTTTCCGACTATCTGGGAGACGGGTCCGCTGTTTCTACCGATTTCACCTCCACTTATGGGAATTCAGACGGATTTGTCGCCCGCTTCGACAAACACGGAAATGAGTTGTGGGCCTTTAAGATAGGAGGCTCAGGCAATGACCGCATCAGTTCCATTGATATAGCACAGGATGGAAACATTTACATAACCGGGCATATCAGCAACGGAACCTGCCATTTCACGGGAACAAGCTCCAAAATTGCCGATGACAGCGTCGATAATACTTATGGTCAAACTGGCTTCCTGGCTAAATATAGCGCCAAGGGCGCCTTGTTGTGGTTCCGGATAGCCGAAACCCCGGATGGAGACGCCGGCGGAAATATAGTAAAAACAGGTGATAAGGAAGTCTATCTTTCAGGGTACGGAAATGGCGATATTACATTCGGCGGATTATCAGAAAATCTGGATTTCGGGGGCAGTGATTTCTTCGTGGTAAAATACAACCCGGATGGTTTGGAACAATGGATATTCAAGGGCGGAACCTCCGAGGATGACCGGCTGGCAGATATGCATATCGGAACGGAGTTCTTACATATAGCCGCCAACTATAAGGCTGATAAAATTGAGTTTTACCACAGCGGCGGATCTCCTGCCTTTTCCTTCACCAATTCCTACTCCGGCAAATACCAGCTTGTGATGTGTTCCTATGACAAAGAAGGGGATAACAATGCTCAATATGAGAGTGATGGCAATGATAACGTGATAGGTAACGGCATCACGATGATTGAGGACTCACTTTATATTACCGGCCGGATTGGTTCGGATTCCTTTTTCGGTTATCCGGTTACACCTTCCAACGAGTCTGACATCTTTATCGCATCCATGTCGAAGTGGGCCCAGGTGGGATGGATAAAGACCATACCATGCACAGATTCGAAGGAAGAAGGCACAGACATCGACAAGATCGAAAACCAGTATTTGGCTATTACGGGAAATTATCATTATACACTGGATTTTTGGGGAGATACCACCCTTACTGCATCGGATGCCCAAGACGCTTTCATTTCGGTGATTACCAGCAACGGGTCTTTTAAATGGGCCAAATCCGTTGGGGGGACCAACAATGAATACAGCAATGCTGTGGATGGAAATATATATGGAGAAATCTATCTGGCGGGACATTATCTGAAGGACATTCAGTTTGATAGCGTCAGCTATCCGTCAGATGACGGCAACAATATATTTCTGGCCAAAACCGATTTGAATTACAGCGGGGAACCCCTTCCCATGGCAAGTGCAGGCCTTGACCAAACATTGTGCGGCGATTCAACGACCTTTCTTGACGGCAATGCTCCGAATGGAGATTATACGGGTACCTGGTTGTATCTGCCGGGAATCATCTGGAAGGAGGACTTTAATGACCTTGCGGATGGTACCACCGAAGATACCGATCCCCCCAGCGAATGGAGTTTAACCCAAACTTCCAGCCAGGGATACGCCGAGGTACGTTCCGGTAAATTTGAGGTCAGTGGCAACGATGATACTGTAGAATGGACTTCAGAAACCATAGATATATCGGAATATTCAAATACAAAAATCTTCATTGACCTGGAAAGCTGGACAGACGGCCAATTTGAATCAGACGATTATATAAGAGCTTATTCCAGAGTGGATGGAACAGAAAAAGCGCTGACCAACGGGCTTCACGAGGGAGCCATTGGAAACCTGACTGGCAGCGGATCTGGGGGATACCACAGTGTTACAGCCAGAGACACTATCCCGGCTGGAGACTCGCTTGAGATTGTCATCAGGATACTGAATGACGAGGAGGATTCGGAAATCTACCGCTTTGATAATGTTTTTGTCGTAGAGGAATCTTCGGGTGACGATCCGGTCATCAATGATCCCCATGATCCCGGTACTCAAGTTACAGAAATCAATTATGGAATCAATACTTTCATGTGGTCCTTTACGCATGATACCCTACCCACTTCAAGGGATCTTATGCGGATAACAAGATACCAGAAGCCCGTGGCTGACCCGGGTACAGGAGGCGACACCTGCGGACTCAGCTTTGACCTCGAAGCATCCCTGTCAACAGATACCGGATCAGGATACTGGGAGAAAACCAGCGGACCCGCCTCTGTCAAAAACTGGTCGGATTCTCCTGATCAAGACACCACAACGGTCACCGTGGAGGAGGCAGGTGTATACGAGTTTTCATGGACCGAGGTCAACGGCAAATGCGCAGACGATTCCACAATATCCGTCACCTTTTACCAGAAGCCCGTGGCTGACCCGGGTACAGGAGGCGACACCTGCGGGCTAAGCTTTGACCTTGAAGCATCCCTGTCAACAGATACCGGATCAGGATACTGGGAGAAAACCAGCGGACCCGCCTCTGTCAAAAACTGGTCGGATTCCCCCGAACAAGACGCCACAACAGTCACCGTGAAAGAGGCAGGTGAATACGAGTTTACATGGACCGAAGTCAAAGGCGACTGTGCAGATTCAGATACCATCACTGTCAATTTCCTAGAATTGCCTATTGCCGATGTGGGAGAAGATAAAGAGATTCAGAAAGGGGAAGAGATTCAACTCAATGCTACCGGGGGAACTGAATATTTGTGGAGTCCCTCCTACGGATTATCGGATACAACCATCGCCGACCCCATTGCCGGTCCGGACAGCACCACCACTTATACGGTAAAGGTAACCAATGCAGCAGGATGCAGCGATACAGCCAGTGTTACCATTACAGTCATTGCCGGTGACTTCGCCCGGGCCGACCCGGATACGACCATATGCAAGGGAAACTCTGTACAATTGAATGCTTCGGGAGGAGAATCCTACCAGTGGAAACCTTCGGAGGGTTTGTCGGACTCCGAAACAGCCAACCCCACTGCTCAACCTGATACAACAACTACCTACAAGGTAATAGTCAGGAACGAAGAAGGGCATGCAGATACTGCAAATGTAACCGTGGAAATTAATCCTCTACCGGAATTAAATGTTCCGGACGAATACGAACTATGTAAAGGGGATACCCTGCGGCTATCCACAGAAGGAACGGGTGATTTTCAATGGTCGCCCTCAGAAGGACTTAGCCGTACAGATGTTTCCCAACCTCTGGCTTTTCCTTTGAATACCACAACTTACCGGGTGGCCCTCACCAATGAGCATCAATGTACACAAACATCAAAAACGAAAGTTAAGGTGTACCGAAAACCAAATGCCTATGCAGGGGCCGACAAGCAACTGGAGTATAAGTTTGAAACCAACCTGAATGCCGGCAGGCCCGTAACCGGTACAGGCGAATGGAGTGCAGTTAAAGGCAACGCGGAGTTTGAAGACAAATCGGATCCCCAAACCACCGTATCCGGATTGGAACTGGACGAGAACATTCTGCTATGGTCGGTGGATAATGGAGTGTGCCCTGTTTCGGAAGACCGGGTCCATATTACCGTCAAAGATCTGTTGCCCCCCACGGTGATCACCCCCAATAACGACGGCAAGAACGATCATTTCAGGGTTCCGGGACTGGAAAACACGGAATGCGAAGAATTTATAGTTTTCAACAGGTGGGGAAACGAAATATACAGGGAAAAAAATTATCAGGGCGACTGGGATGGCATCAACAAATGGGGGGAAAAGGTTACCGCGGACACCTATTATTATATTTTAAAATTAAAATCAGGAAGGGTATTAAAAGGATATTTCGACATAGCACACTGATAAAAAAAGCCGTGGTGGGTTTATTGTTCCTTATGGCATTTGGGGAATCATACGGACAGTTCCACCCATTGAGCGAGCAGTACACACTGGATGCTTTAAGCATCAACCCGGCTTACGCCGGAAGAAGGGAGGCCCTGAGTATTGCCATGTCGTACCGTCACCAATGGGTTGGATTTGAAGGGGCGCCCCGCACAGAGATTATCAGCATGCACTCTCCCTTTTTGAAGCAAAGACCCGGTATCGGACTTGTACTCATGAATAATAAAATGGGCATCAAACAGGAAACAGGAGTGTTCGGCAATTATTCCTACAGTTTTAAAACAGGGCCCGGTAAATTATCACTCGGCCTGGGAGCCGGGGTTTCAATAACCAACAAAAATCCCCACGAGTATCGGGTACTCGATCAGGGAGACGAAGCAGTGAGGGCTACCCAAAAGAATTTTATCATGCCTGATTTCAGTGCAGGTGTATATTATTATACCGACCGGTATTATGCAGGAATTTCCGCACCCTTTTTTATGAATCACCGGTTTAGCCCTGCAAGTGGCGAGTACGAAATGTATCACAGTTTAGACGATTCCAACTATATGGTGATGGGAGGGTACTTATGGGAAATCAATGAATCGGTAAAACTGTTTCCGAACGCCCTTTTACGATTCAAGCCAAACAGGGCCAGGCAGGTAGATTTGAACCTCCATGTTATTGTGAAGGACAAATTCTGGCTGGGCACCAATTACAGATCAGAAAAAGGCATCATCTGGACCTTGCAATACCAGATCAACAACCAGTTCAGGCTGGCTTATTCCTACGGTACCGATTTTTCCGAACTGGGAAGGTACAACAGGGGTACCCATGAGATCATGCTGCGATATGATTTCAAATACTTGCTTGAAGTGGTAAGCCCGAGATATTTCTGAAAGGGTAACTAATATGAAGAAATTACTGATCATATACATCATACTTTTTGTAGCCTTGTTAAAAGCCGGGGCGCAGAACCGGCATTATTCCGCGGAACCGGCTCCTTTCAGCTCGGATCGGTATGATGAGTTCTCCCCTGCAATGTACCAGGATAGCATTGTTTTTTGTTCCAACCAGCCCGATGATCTTTTCATTAGATACGTGACCGGAAACAAGCAGGAGCATTTTAACATCTACTGCATCAATCCCGATGACACGGCAACATGG
Proteins encoded:
- a CDS encoding gliding motility-associated C-terminal domain-containing protein; translation: MVKICFKALLLLIFWIPVNLNAQAPPWSWTKGIHSSGEEMSTDCRLDSVTGDILMTGDFDSDLSDYLGDGSAVSTDFTSTYGNSDGFVARFDKHGNELWAFKIGGSGNDRISSIDIAQDGNIYITGHISNGTCHFTGTSSKIADDSVDNTYGQTGFLAKYSAKGALLWFRIAETPDGDAGGNIVKTGDKEVYLSGYGNGDITFGGLSENLDFGGSDFFVVKYNPDGLEQWIFKGGTSEDDRLADMHIGTEFLHIAANYKADKIEFYHSGGSPAFSFTNSYSGKYQLVMCSYDKEGDNNAQYESDGNDNVIGNGITMIEDSLYITGRIGSDSFFGYPVTPSNESDIFIASMSKWAQVGWIKTIPCTDSKEEGTDIDKIENQYLAITGNYHYTLDFWGDTTLTASDAQDAFISVITSNGSFKWAKSVGGTNNEYSNAVDGNIYGEIYLAGHYLKDIQFDSVSYPSDDGNNIFLAKTDLNYSGEPLPMASAGLDQTLCGDSTTFLDGNAPNGDYTGTWLYLPGIIWKEDFNDLADGTTEDTDPPSEWSLTQTSSQGYAEVRSGKFEVSGNDDTVEWTSETIDISEYSNTKIFIDLESWTDGQFESDDYIRAYSRVDGTEKALTNGLHEGAIGNLTGSGSGGYHSVTARDTIPAGDSLEIVIRILNDEEDSEIYRFDNVFVVEESSGDDPVINDPHDPGTQVTEINYGINTFMWSFTHDTLPTSRDLMRITRYQKPVADPGTGGDTCGLSFDLEASLSTDTGSGYWEKTSGPASVKNWSDSPDQDTTTVTVEEAGVYEFSWTEVNGKCADDSTISVTFYQKPVADPGTGGDTCGLSFDLEASLSTDTGSGYWEKTSGPASVKNWSDSPEQDATTVTVKEAGEYEFTWTEVKGDCADSDTITVNFLELPIADVGEDKEIQKGEEIQLNATGGTEYLWSPSYGLSDTTIADPIAGPDSTTTYTVKVTNAAGCSDTASVTITVIAGDFARADPDTTICKGNSVQLNASGGESYQWKPSEGLSDSETANPTAQPDTTTTYKVIVRNEEGHADTANVTVEINPLPELNVPDEYELCKGDTLRLSTEGTGDFQWSPSEGLSRTDVSQPLAFPLNTTTYRVALTNEHQCTQTSKTKVKVYRKPNAYAGADKQLEYKFETNLNAGRPVTGTGEWSAVKGNAEFEDKSDPQTTVSGLELDENILLWSVDNGVCPVSEDRVHITVKDLLPPTVITPNNDGKNDHFRVPGLENTECEEFIVFNRWGNEIYREKNYQGDWDGINKWGEKVTADTYYYILKLKSGRVLKGYFDIAH
- a CDS encoding type IX secretion system membrane protein PorP/SprF, whose amino-acid sequence is MGLLFLMAFGESYGQFHPLSEQYTLDALSINPAYAGRREALSIAMSYRHQWVGFEGAPRTEIISMHSPFLKQRPGIGLVLMNNKMGIKQETGVFGNYSYSFKTGPGKLSLGLGAGVSITNKNPHEYRVLDQGDEAVRATQKNFIMPDFSAGVYYYTDRYYAGISAPFFMNHRFSPASGEYEMYHSLDDSNYMVMGGYLWEINESVKLFPNALLRFKPNRARQVDLNLHVIVKDKFWLGTNYRSEKGIIWTLQYQINNQFRLAYSYGTDFSELGRYNRGTHEIMLRYDFKYLLEVVSPRYF